One Nocardioides dongkuii genomic window, CTCTCCCGGGTGACCGACGCGATGCGCTCGGGCGCCCGCGGCGGCAGCCTCGTGGAGCTGCTCAGCTCTCCCGAGCAGCGCGAGATCCTCGACCGGGTCACCGGGATGATGTCGTTGCTCGAGGGCCACGCCGACGTCGTCATGGACGGCGTCGGGCCGAGCGTGATCCCCACCGTCGCCGCGATCCGCGAGCGGTTCAACGAGCGCCGCAAGGGCGTCGGCACCCTGGACCGCCTGCTCCGGCGGGTGCTCGGGATCGACGCGAAGATGGCGCAGTACCGCGACGGCGCCCGCTTCGTCCGGGCCGTGGTCGACAAGGTGGGGATGGCGGAGTTCAACGCGGTCTGGGAGCGGCCGGAGAACCTGCCGTCCAAGGACGAGGTCGCCGACCCGGAGACGTGGGTACGCCGGGTCCTCTGAGGTCGCCGTGAGCCTGCACCCCTCGGTCGCCGCCGTCCGGCTCGCCGTCCGCCGGTCGCTCGCCGACCTCGACCGCGGCCGCACGGTGCTGGTCGCCTGCTCCGGCGGCGCGGACTCGCTGGCGCTGCTCGCGGCGTCCGTCGTCGAGGGCCACCGCGCCGGGCTCCGGGTGGTGGGCGCGACCGTCGACCACGGGCTGCAGTCCGGCTCCGCCGCGCACGCGACGCTGGTGGTCGACCAGATGGCCGGCCTCGGCGTCGACGAGACGATGGCCGCGCGGGTCCAGGTCGAGGACGGCGGCCTCGGCCCGGAGGCGGCCGCCCGCCGCGCGCGGTACGCCGTGCTCGAGGAGATGGGTCGGCACCTCGACGCCGCCGCGGTGCTCCTCGGCCACACCCGCGACGACCAGGCGGAGACCGTGCTGATGGGGCTCGCCCGCGGGTCCGGCGGCCGGTCGCTGGCCGGGATGCGCCGCTCCTTCGACCGGTACCGCCGGCCGCTGCTCGACGTCTCGCGGGTCGACACCGAGACCGCGTGCCAGGTCGAGGGCCTCCGGTTCTGGCAGGACCCGCACAACACCGACCCGGCGTACACCCGGGCCCGGGTGCGGCACGTCGTGCTGCCGGTGCTCGAGGAGCACCTCGGCCCGGGGGTCGCGGCGACGCTGGCGCGCACCGCCGACCAGCTGCGCGTGGACATGGACCTGCTCGACGACCTCGCCGAGGCCGCGCACGCGCGGCTCGCGGACCCGGTGGACGGCGCGCTGCCGGTGGCCGGGCTGGCCGCGGAGCCGGACGCCGTACGCCGCCGGGTGCTGCGGCTCGCCGCGCTGGCGGCGGGCTCGCCGGCCTCCGAGCTCTTCCACGAGCACGTCCGCGGCCTCGACGCGCTGGTCACCGACTGGCACGGGCAGCGGTGGGTCGACCTGCCCGGGCACGTGCGCGGGCAGCGGTCGGGAGGGGTGCTCCGGGTCGCGAGGCACGCCCCCTAGGCTGAGCGTCATGGACGCAGCCCACGTCGAGGACGACCTCGTGAACGTGCTCTTCACCGAGGCCCAGATCCAGGAGCGGATCGGCGAGCTGGCCCGCCAGATCGAGATCGACTACGAGGGCAAGGACGTCCTCATCGTCGGCATCCTGCGCGGCGCGGTGATGGTGATGGCCGACATGGCCCGCGCGTTCACCCGGCACGTCGAGATGGACTGGATGGCGGTCACGTCGTACGGCTCGGGCACCAAGTCCAGCGGCGTCGTGCGGATCCTCAAGGACCTCGACACCGACATCTCCGGACGGCACGTGATCATCGTCGACGAGATCATCGACACCGGCCTCACGCTGTCCTGGCTGACCTCCAACCTCTCCTCTCGCAACCCGGCGAGCGTCGAGATCTGCACGCTGCTGCGC contains:
- the tilS gene encoding tRNA lysidine(34) synthetase TilS, giving the protein MSLHPSVAAVRLAVRRSLADLDRGRTVLVACSGGADSLALLAASVVEGHRAGLRVVGATVDHGLQSGSAAHATLVVDQMAGLGVDETMAARVQVEDGGLGPEAAARRARYAVLEEMGRHLDAAAVLLGHTRDDQAETVLMGLARGSGGRSLAGMRRSFDRYRRPLLDVSRVDTETACQVEGLRFWQDPHNTDPAYTRARVRHVVLPVLEEHLGPGVAATLARTADQLRVDMDLLDDLAEAAHARLADPVDGALPVAGLAAEPDAVRRRVLRLAALAAGSPASELFHEHVRGLDALVTDWHGQRWVDLPGHVRGQRSGGVLRVARHAP
- the hpt gene encoding hypoxanthine phosphoribosyltransferase; this translates as MDAAHVEDDLVNVLFTEAQIQERIGELARQIEIDYEGKDVLIVGILRGAVMVMADMARAFTRHVEMDWMAVTSYGSGTKSSGVVRILKDLDTDISGRHVIIVDEIIDTGLTLSWLTSNLSSRNPASVEICTLLRKPEALQMPVDVKYVGWDIPNEFVVGYGLDYRERYRNLRDIGTLAPHVYS